Proteins found in one Sphingobium sp. V4 genomic segment:
- a CDS encoding HU family DNA-binding protein, translating to MNNSDLAEAVANAHGLSKADAKKVVDTVFSAIGEAAAKGDEVSLNGFGKFKVKTSSERQGRNPATGETITIKASKKLGFTPAKNIKDKLNG from the coding sequence ATGAACAATAGCGATCTGGCCGAGGCCGTTGCGAACGCGCATGGCTTAAGCAAGGCAGACGCCAAAAAGGTGGTGGACACTGTCTTCTCGGCAATCGGCGAGGCTGCCGCGAAAGGCGATGAAGTATCGCTCAATGGGTTCGGAAAATTCAAGGTAAAAACTTCTTCCGAACGCCAAGGTCGCAATCCCGCGACGGGCGAGACGATCACTATCAAGGCGTCCAAGAAGCTTGGATTTACCCCTGCCAAGAATATCAAGGACAAGCTTAACGGATGA
- a CDS encoding phytanoyl-CoA dioxygenase family protein, whose protein sequence is MNIMSFDAGRRREHSDTDIVTRLLSHGYCVVEDAVGQDDVGALRRDLEPLFEQTQRSVGPFYGDATRRFHGLLSRSRHMEAFVLQHDILRAIELVLGSHCDSIQLNLTQAIEILPGGEMQPPHRDQEMWPLRAPGVEYLVNVMWPFTPYSAENGATVIWPGSHRRQDEIVIDESEAISIEMAPGSALLFLGSTLHAGGANTTSAPRRGMIVSYSLGWLKPYELPWLAYPPEIARTLPRQLAELAGYRAHRPNLGTHEGRCPSHLLSCTRADLGAIDALLPEQEDLIALYRSGNLLPSGGHAAP, encoded by the coding sequence ATGAACATCATGTCATTCGATGCCGGGCGTCGCCGCGAGCATAGTGACACGGATATCGTCACCCGGCTGCTATCTCACGGATATTGCGTCGTCGAGGACGCTGTCGGACAGGACGATGTTGGTGCCCTACGTCGCGACCTCGAGCCATTGTTCGAACAGACACAGCGTTCGGTGGGGCCGTTCTACGGCGATGCCACGAGACGGTTCCATGGGCTGCTTAGCCGCAGCCGGCACATGGAGGCATTCGTGCTTCAGCACGATATCCTCCGCGCTATCGAATTGGTCCTGGGAAGCCATTGCGACTCGATCCAGCTCAATCTCACCCAAGCAATCGAAATCCTGCCAGGGGGTGAGATGCAACCACCCCATCGGGATCAGGAGATGTGGCCTCTTCGCGCGCCAGGTGTCGAATATCTGGTCAATGTGATGTGGCCCTTCACGCCGTACTCGGCTGAAAATGGCGCTACGGTCATATGGCCAGGAAGCCATCGTCGGCAGGACGAAATCGTCATCGACGAAAGCGAGGCGATCTCGATCGAAATGGCGCCTGGTTCGGCCCTACTGTTCCTTGGATCGACGCTGCATGCAGGCGGTGCCAACACAACCTCCGCTCCAAGGCGCGGTATGATAGTGAGTTACAGCCTGGGTTGGCTCAAACCGTATGAATTGCCATGGCTGGCCTATCCACCCGAGATCGCCCGCACCTTGCCTCGGCAGTTGGCTGAACTGGCCGGCTATCGGGCGCATAGGCCTAATCTGGGAACCCACGAGGGGCGCTGCCCATCCCACCTGCTGTCCTGCACACGTGCAGACCTCGGAGCGATCGACGCTTTGCTACCGGAGCAAGAGGACCTCATCGCGTTGTATCGTTCGGGCAACTTGTTGCCGTCCGGCGGCCACGCGGCTCCTTGA
- a CDS encoding AbrB/MazE/SpoVT family DNA-binding domain-containing protein, whose amino-acid sequence MAARRKRAHDATTNPPASLRGHVSEAGRLSLPVELRRAVGLERGGPVRIELVDGAIRIRTMKEVKDRIRALARESGLTDKASVADFLGWRETERSSEAKAAGKR is encoded by the coding sequence ATGGCTGCACGACGCAAGCGGGCACATGATGCGACCACCAATCCGCCCGCGAGTTTGCGGGGGCACGTCAGCGAGGCCGGCCGATTGAGCCTGCCGGTCGAACTCCGACGCGCGGTCGGACTTGAGCGTGGCGGTCCGGTGCGGATCGAACTTGTCGATGGCGCAATCCGGATCAGGACCATGAAGGAGGTCAAGGACCGCATCCGCGCCCTGGCTCGCGAGAGCGGCCTTACCGACAAGGCGAGTGTGGCCGATTTTCTAGGCTGGCGAGAAACCGAGCGTTCCAGCGAAGCGAAAGCGGCTGGCAAGCGGTGA
- a CDS encoding MucR family transcriptional regulator translates to MSEAEKPDLTSLTVQLLSAYVSNNMVESSELAGLIQSTRAALSEEKAPDAPAAPEFVPATTARKSLASRDHIISMIDGKPYKTLKRHLSTNGLTPSEYRERYGLPRDYPMVAPGYSEQRREVAQRLGLGRKPAVAKQDGASEAMDAAPATSAEAPAPNNVAASIAAPAPSEAPAKPARKPRKTANAPVKKARTAKKSATSDPELATSEAVAADDVTVPEAAPVVAETPAKPARKAGNSASAAPKDAGPAKKSPDEGETRPARGRRSKPSEAASPVEAKTPRRRKAPAQPVVEAG, encoded by the coding sequence ATGTCCGAGGCGGAAAAGCCCGATCTCACCTCCCTGACGGTTCAATTGCTGAGCGCTTATGTTTCAAACAATATGGTTGAAAGCAGTGAGTTGGCCGGGCTGATACAGTCGACACGCGCCGCGTTGTCGGAGGAAAAGGCGCCTGACGCTCCTGCGGCGCCCGAGTTTGTCCCAGCAACTACGGCGCGCAAAAGCCTCGCTTCGCGCGATCACATCATCAGCATGATCGATGGAAAACCGTATAAGACGCTCAAGCGCCATCTCTCGACGAATGGCCTGACACCATCGGAATATCGTGAACGTTATGGTCTGCCGCGCGATTATCCAATGGTCGCCCCTGGCTATTCGGAACAACGGCGCGAAGTTGCACAACGACTGGGGCTTGGCAGGAAGCCGGCGGTCGCGAAGCAGGATGGTGCAAGCGAGGCTATGGATGCCGCTCCCGCGACTTCGGCGGAAGCGCCCGCACCGAACAATGTCGCCGCCTCGATAGCAGCGCCTGCCCCGAGCGAGGCGCCTGCCAAACCGGCGCGCAAGCCCAGGAAAACCGCGAACGCTCCAGTCAAGAAGGCGCGTACCGCGAAGAAGTCAGCGACATCTGACCCCGAACTGGCGACATCGGAAGCGGTCGCAGCGGATGATGTTACCGTGCCGGAGGCCGCACCTGTCGTTGCCGAAACCCCCGCAAAGCCGGCTCGGAAGGCTGGGAATAGCGCAAGCGCCGCGCCGAAGGACGCCGGTCCGGCGAAGAAATCCCCCGATGAGGGCGAGACGAGGCCGGCCCGCGGACGTCGGAGCAAGCCGAGCGAAGCGGCATCCCCGGTCGAAGCCAAGACTCCGCGGCGCCGGAAGGCGCCTGCACAGCCTGTCGTTGAGGCGGGTTGA
- a CDS encoding DUF4326 domain-containing protein, with protein sequence MCHVLNRHQVGLPRDAVYIGRGSKWGNPFVIGRDGDRATVIAKYERWLRTQHHLLRALDELRGRDLVCFCAPRACHGDLLLRLANATRAERIAWWRTAA encoded by the coding sequence ATGTGCCATGTCCTCAATCGCCACCAAGTTGGGCTGCCGCGCGATGCGGTGTACATCGGCCGCGGTTCGAAATGGGGCAACCCGTTCGTCATTGGACGCGACGGCGACCGGGCAACGGTGATCGCGAAATATGAACGGTGGCTGCGAACGCAGCATCATCTTCTCCGCGCGCTGGACGAACTGCGCGGGCGCGATCTGGTCTGCTTCTGCGCGCCGCGGGCGTGTCACGGCGATCTCCTCCTGCGGCTCGCGAATGCGACACGCGCAGAGCGCATCGCGTGGTGGCGCACGGCCGCCTGA
- a CDS encoding GNAT family N-acetyltransferase, with protein sequence MADDLPYSWTGRFTDLEPKDQRAVATLVKEGGAIPDSTEQILPRLGRSHRVELLREPGTNRIVGAGMLKAPSANYRYNKFTEAGVTIDGYENASELGYVVVANDMRGQGLGERLVRAVADPLTESCFATTDDPRMHGKLTRAGFSRQGHEWEGARGKLSLWTRPAR encoded by the coding sequence ATGGCCGATGATCTGCCATATTCTTGGACCGGCCGCTTCACGGACCTCGAACCGAAGGACCAGCGGGCGGTCGCAACGCTCGTTAAGGAGGGCGGGGCTATCCCGGACAGCACCGAACAGATCCTGCCGCGGCTCGGCAGGAGCCACCGCGTGGAGCTGCTTCGTGAACCCGGGACCAACCGCATCGTCGGCGCTGGTATGCTCAAGGCCCCTTCGGCAAATTACCGCTATAACAAGTTCACCGAAGCCGGCGTGACGATCGATGGCTATGAGAATGCGTCGGAGCTCGGCTATGTTGTCGTGGCGAACGACATGAGGGGCCAAGGCCTCGGGGAGCGCCTCGTTCGCGCTGTCGCCGACCCGCTCACCGAAAGTTGCTTCGCTACGACCGACGACCCCAGAATGCACGGAAAGCTGACCCGCGCCGGCTTCTCACGCCAAGGCCATGAGTGGGAAGGGGCCAGAGGCAAACTCTCGCTCTGGACGAGGCCGGCACGATGA
- a CDS encoding DUF5818 domain-containing protein — protein sequence MAKNYSEVPVGGRIRVQGRLGQSTRGPVVMDAAGVPLWTLNFDEDCPTAPGKIIIVEGVRVGFDRIDVEWIGEPPSP from the coding sequence ATGGCGAAGAACTATTCGGAAGTTCCGGTCGGAGGCCGGATTCGCGTGCAGGGAAGGCTTGGGCAATCAACGCGCGGCCCGGTCGTGATGGACGCAGCAGGCGTGCCGTTATGGACCCTGAATTTTGACGAAGATTGCCCTACGGCTCCGGGGAAGATTATCATCGTCGAAGGCGTTCGAGTGGGTTTCGATCGCATCGACGTAGAGTGGATCGGCGAGCCGCCTTCCCCCTGA
- a CDS encoding PRTRC system protein C has product MQINHLTPAYRYDGIDLPVPPHLAGNPEALRAYHATLYPAILNAEMVDAGVSGTAHVTEYRRAVGTKG; this is encoded by the coding sequence ATGCAGATCAATCACCTAACCCCCGCGTATCGATACGACGGCATCGACCTGCCGGTTCCACCGCATCTCGCGGGCAACCCGGAAGCCCTGCGCGCCTACCACGCCACGCTGTATCCGGCGATTCTCAATGCCGAGATGGTCGATGCCGGTGTGTCGGGCACCGCTCATGTCACCGAATATCGCCGCGCCGTCGGCACCAAGGGCTGA
- a CDS encoding DUF6429 family protein, with the protein MDFNTKRLDEAVLALLWFNLDTAGTAWKGFDWSAMERLHGRDLITDPVRKSKSVFLTPEGITEGERLFRELFTRHHDEWR; encoded by the coding sequence ATGGATTTCAACACTAAGCGCCTCGACGAGGCAGTCCTTGCGTTGCTCTGGTTCAACCTTGATACGGCAGGCACCGCATGGAAAGGTTTCGACTGGTCTGCCATGGAGCGGCTTCATGGTCGCGACTTGATCACGGACCCGGTCCGAAAATCCAAGTCCGTCTTTCTTACCCCGGAGGGAATCACCGAGGGTGAACGCCTATTTCGCGAACTATTTACACGCCACCACGACGAATGGCGCTGA
- a CDS encoding MarR family transcriptional regulator, with product MNIATRSGGYPALSRVEACRLLVAERNQIGSYLGFDLCPVPAWDILLDLYIAFHEGRETHISSLCLAANIPLSTAHRKIGEMVDNGILQRGFAGGRVTVDLTGEYMKKLDRLFDDLIRAVFAEGTHLQTLPGEVLEGKSSHDNQDSM from the coding sequence ATGAACATAGCAACAAGAAGCGGGGGTTACCCCGCGCTTTCGCGGGTCGAGGCCTGCCGCCTGCTCGTTGCCGAGCGCAATCAGATCGGATCTTATCTGGGTTTCGATCTCTGCCCTGTTCCGGCGTGGGATATATTGCTGGACCTGTACATCGCCTTTCATGAAGGCCGGGAGACGCACATCTCTTCTCTCTGCCTGGCGGCTAATATCCCTTTGTCGACGGCGCACCGAAAAATCGGCGAGATGGTGGATAATGGCATCTTGCAGCGCGGCTTTGCCGGCGGGCGGGTGACCGTTGACCTTACTGGAGAATATATGAAAAAGCTTGACCGCCTTTTCGACGATTTGATCAGGGCAGTGTTCGCCGAGGGGACGCACTTACAGACCCTGCCGGGTGAAGTTCTCGAGGGCAAGTCCTCGCACGATAACCAGGATAGCATGTGA
- a CDS encoding PRTRC system protein E, protein MLITSLLPLLARYSLGFDLVAGPDETVTLTIIPRKADPKSPALDSGEARPISITASAAEIDAELGRGVEGALGQLIATRKTLADQIAAQRQADEDAKVAAAEAAKAKAAKTTAAKPPAPTIPPKIQTPTRPPADARPEEPATLF, encoded by the coding sequence ATGTTGATTACCAGCCTGCTTCCGCTACTCGCCCGCTATTCGCTCGGGTTCGATCTGGTAGCCGGACCCGACGAGACCGTCACCCTGACCATCATTCCGCGGAAGGCGGACCCCAAGTCGCCCGCGCTCGATTCCGGCGAGGCCCGGCCGATCTCGATCACGGCCAGCGCCGCGGAGATCGATGCGGAACTCGGCAGGGGTGTCGAGGGCGCGCTGGGCCAGCTCATCGCCACGCGCAAGACGCTGGCCGACCAGATCGCGGCGCAGCGGCAGGCGGACGAGGACGCCAAGGTGGCCGCGGCGGAGGCTGCGAAGGCAAAAGCCGCCAAGACCACAGCGGCCAAACCACCAGCGCCAACCATCCCCCCGAAGATCCAGACGCCGACGAGGCCGCCTGCCGACGCCAGGCCCGAAGAACCAGCCACCCTATTCTGA
- a CDS encoding acyl-homoserine-lactone synthase has protein sequence MIQIFQGSLALGTNALLDAMHSDRKRIFVDLLKWDVPVVEGRYEVDQFDDERAVYLVATDAHGGHRGSIRLLPSDGPHILGSVFPRLCEGDVPRSRHVFEISRGCLSPRLRAAERLQVRNALTTAAVEYALLYDIESFTCIADSGWLSQILSLGWDCWPLGLPQKIGRALTGALKIDIDADTLRKLREAGTYVPAQLMFGAQAEGVAA, from the coding sequence ATGATCCAGATTTTCCAAGGTTCGCTCGCGCTGGGGACCAACGCGCTGCTCGACGCCATGCATAGCGACCGCAAGCGTATATTTGTTGATTTGCTAAAGTGGGACGTGCCCGTTGTCGAGGGGCGATACGAGGTTGACCAATTCGATGACGAGCGGGCGGTCTATTTGGTCGCGACCGACGCCCACGGTGGCCATCGAGGATCAATCAGGTTGCTGCCTAGCGACGGCCCGCACATTCTCGGCTCCGTTTTCCCCAGGCTTTGCGAAGGCGATGTGCCCCGATCGCGGCACGTGTTCGAGATTAGCCGCGGATGTCTGTCGCCCCGATTGAGAGCCGCGGAGCGACTGCAAGTCCGAAACGCGCTTACGACCGCCGCCGTGGAATATGCCCTGCTCTACGACATCGAAAGCTTCACCTGCATCGCCGATTCGGGCTGGTTGAGCCAGATCCTTTCGCTGGGATGGGACTGCTGGCCCCTTGGCTTGCCGCAGAAGATAGGCCGGGCTCTGACCGGCGCTCTCAAGATCGACATCGATGCAGACACGCTGCGGAAGCTGCGCGAGGCGGGCACCTATGTGCCAGCTCAGCTCATGTTCGGAGCGCAGGCCGAGGGAGTTGCGGCATGA
- a CDS encoding toprim domain-containing protein: protein MTPTVKLQTAGRRIVEALKGHWRKSGGMCRCPAHADHDPSLSVRVGRTSLLFTCFAGCDRVDILRAIRNARILDTDYVPTVEARGTDDYVPDSSALWRRQRAQEIWDRARPLPGTPAQHYLQTRGLPGYNPELRYLARTPIGTERGLRYRPALIAAVRDDRELVAIQRNFLDITIPAKARDLENPKMALGMPGAGAVRLMPVRDTLGIAEGIETSWSASLLLGIPVWAALGSERFGHVAVPDHITQLILLPDPGKAGRRAEALAREAHARPGRVIETLWPPRGRGDWNDVWLSHLAVEGL from the coding sequence ATGACACCCACCGTAAAACTCCAGACCGCGGGCCGCCGTATCGTCGAAGCCTTAAAAGGGCATTGGCGAAAGAGCGGCGGCATGTGTCGATGCCCCGCGCACGCCGATCACGATCCCAGCCTATCTGTCCGCGTCGGGCGAACGAGCCTCCTGTTCACCTGCTTCGCCGGCTGTGACCGCGTCGATATTCTCAGAGCGATCCGCAACGCGCGCATCCTCGATACCGACTATGTGCCGACTGTCGAAGCGAGAGGGACCGATGATTATGTGCCCGATAGCTCTGCACTCTGGCGACGCCAGCGGGCGCAAGAGATTTGGGATCGGGCGCGGCCGCTCCCAGGGACGCCCGCACAGCACTATCTGCAGACGCGAGGCCTGCCCGGCTATAATCCCGAGCTTCGCTATCTTGCCCGCACGCCAATCGGGACCGAGCGAGGATTGCGCTACCGGCCGGCCTTGATCGCTGCGGTTCGGGACGACCGCGAACTCGTCGCTATCCAGCGCAATTTTCTCGACATCACGATCCCCGCGAAGGCACGCGATCTCGAAAATCCTAAGATGGCGCTCGGAATGCCGGGCGCCGGCGCGGTGCGGCTCATGCCAGTGCGCGATACGCTCGGGATTGCTGAAGGCATCGAAACCAGTTGGTCGGCGTCGCTCTTGCTCGGCATACCCGTCTGGGCCGCACTCGGCAGCGAGCGGTTCGGGCACGTCGCCGTCCCCGACCACATCACGCAGTTGATCCTGCTGCCTGATCCAGGAAAGGCCGGACGACGCGCCGAGGCACTTGCACGCGAAGCCCATGCAAGGCCGGGGCGCGTCATCGAGACTCTTTGGCCACCGCGAGGGCGGGGCGACTGGAATGATGTCTGGTTAAGCCACCTTGCGGTGGAAGGCCTTTGA
- a CDS encoding type II toxin-antitoxin system VapC family toxin, which produces MSAIIIDRSPILAAILDEKGGDAVFDMLDDAAVSAVNVAEVYTYAALNGLPTDAIDAFFADTGIEVAPFDQRQAVTAGQLASVTRKAGLSLGDRSCLALAKMRGSGVLTADRPWQQIADAAGLKITLLR; this is translated from the coding sequence GTGAGCGCAATCATCATCGACAGGTCGCCCATCCTCGCGGCTATCCTGGATGAGAAGGGTGGCGATGCGGTCTTCGATATGCTTGACGATGCGGCGGTCAGCGCGGTCAACGTGGCGGAGGTCTATACCTACGCTGCGCTCAACGGCTTGCCCACCGACGCGATCGACGCATTCTTTGCGGACACCGGCATCGAAGTGGCACCGTTCGACCAGCGGCAGGCGGTGACGGCTGGGCAGCTTGCGAGCGTCACGCGTAAGGCTGGCCTTTCGCTTGGCGATCGATCCTGCCTTGCACTGGCGAAGATGCGCGGCTCTGGAGTGCTGACCGCCGACCGCCCCTGGCAGCAGATTGCTGACGCGGCCGGACTGAAAATTACGCTGCTACGCTGA
- a CDS encoding sigma factor-like helix-turn-helix DNA-binding protein codes for MSWLTTATLVRAIIQRFRRSPRNSLSRQTIDPVRRSAPPVIAFARAHFGERPDIEIDALETEFDVRPSGLAIRAWLIIDREEVPVDILTAAIHAGRKLGMVPPPARQIFYLATGYGLTVADIGRLLGISRRKTRRYLLQAIASLDTQPRHENARSTA; via the coding sequence ATGTCATGGCTCACAACCGCGACCTTGGTCCGCGCCATCATCCAGCGTTTTCGCCGCTCTCCTAGAAATAGCCTGTCTCGACAGACGATCGATCCCGTCCGACGCTCGGCGCCGCCCGTTATCGCCTTCGCGCGCGCCCACTTCGGCGAGCGTCCGGATATCGAAATCGATGCCCTCGAAACCGAATTCGATGTGCGGCCTTCGGGGCTTGCGATCCGAGCCTGGCTCATTATCGACCGCGAAGAAGTGCCAGTCGACATTTTGACCGCCGCGATACACGCCGGCCGAAAGCTCGGCATGGTACCACCTCCAGCCCGGCAAATCTTTTACCTCGCGACAGGCTACGGGCTGACCGTAGCCGATATCGGCCGCCTGCTCGGCATCAGCCGCCGCAAGACGCGCCGGTACCTGCTGCAGGCAATCGCGTCTCTGGACACGCAACCGCGCCATGAAAACGCTAGGTCGACCGCTTAG